Proteins from a genomic interval of Lactococcus protaetiae:
- a CDS encoding DUF2969 family protein: MSKKKDTELGVIDTATGAVVNLGKKTIAEIKEEFGTFVVIMSGKEIAVVRTFEDALEEAIKAYNLSI, encoded by the coding sequence ATGTCAAAGAAAAAAGATACAGAACTTGGAGTTATTGATACGGCGACTGGTGCCGTAGTTAATCTTGGTAAGAAAACCATTGCTGAAATTAAAGAAGAGTTTGGGACATTTGTGGTGATAATGTCAGGTAAGGAAATTGCCGTTGTTCGAACATTTGAAGATGCTCTTGAGGAAGCAATTAAGGCTTATAATTTATCAATCTAA
- a CDS encoding ABC transporter permease has protein sequence MKALSKKFSSLTTLLALVILMIVITIINPNFLTTNNLLNLLLQVTANGFIAFGMTFVILTSGIDLSVGAILALSSAVSAGFIAQGMPIPLAVLCAILIGAFLGAVNGALVAYGKLAPFIVTLATQMVYRGATLVFTNGNPITKHLDSYFLAYIGQGYLLGIPFPVILMILVFIILWIVLHKTAFGKSVYALGGNEKAAYISGVKLNKVKIAIYTLSGAMSAISGLIITSRLSSATPQAGSGYEMYAIAAVVLGGTSLMGGKGRMFGTMIGVLIIGVLNNGLNIIGVSAFWQQVIQGIVILIAVLIDVIRSKRSK, from the coding sequence GTGAAAGCCTTATCGAAAAAATTCAGTTCTTTAACCACCCTACTTGCCCTGGTTATCTTGATGATTGTCATCACCATTATCAATCCAAATTTTTTGACAACAAATAATCTGTTAAACTTGCTCTTGCAAGTTACTGCCAATGGTTTTATTGCTTTTGGGATGACCTTTGTCATCTTAACTTCAGGCATCGACCTTTCAGTCGGAGCTATTTTAGCACTTTCAAGTGCAGTTTCAGCAGGATTTATCGCTCAAGGAATGCCGATTCCGTTGGCAGTACTTTGTGCAATATTAATTGGTGCATTTCTCGGAGCTGTCAACGGTGCCTTGGTTGCCTACGGAAAATTAGCACCATTCATCGTAACTTTAGCGACTCAGATGGTTTATCGTGGAGCAACACTCGTTTTTACTAATGGGAACCCGATTACTAAACACTTGGATAGCTATTTCCTTGCTTATATCGGTCAAGGCTATCTTCTTGGTATTCCATTTCCAGTCATTCTAATGATTCTTGTTTTCATCATTCTCTGGATTGTCCTACATAAGACAGCCTTTGGTAAGTCAGTTTATGCTCTTGGTGGAAATGAAAAAGCTGCTTATATCTCAGGAGTTAAACTTAATAAAGTTAAAATTGCTATCTATACTTTATCTGGTGCGATGTCAGCAATTTCTGGACTGATTATTACCTCACGTCTATCTTCTGCGACACCACAAGCAGGATCAGGCTATGAAATGTATGCAATCGCGGCTGTTGTCCTTGGTGGAACATCATTGATGGGTGGTAAAGGACGGATGTTTGGCACAATGATTGGTGTTTTAATCATCGGTGTACTAAATAATGGACTAAATATCATCGGTGTTTCAGCATTCTGGCAACAAGTAATTCAAGGAATTGTTATCCTGATTGCTGTTTTGATTGATGTGATTCGTAGCAAAAGGAGCAAATAG
- the trxA gene encoding thioredoxin: protein MEYNITDATFEEETKEGLVLIDFWATWCGPCRMQAPILEQLSEELDESELKICKMDVDENPATAQGFGIMSIPTLMFKKDGEEVKRIVGVQSKAQLKSVIAELS, encoded by the coding sequence ATGGAATACAATATTACAGATGCAACATTTGAAGAAGAAACAAAAGAAGGACTTGTTTTAATTGACTTTTGGGCGACTTGGTGTGGTCCATGTCGTATGCAAGCGCCAATTTTGGAACAACTTTCTGAAGAACTTGATGAATCAGAACTCAAAATTTGCAAGATGGATGTTGATGAAAATCCAGCAACAGCCCAAGGATTTGGTATCATGTCTATCCCAACTTTGATGTTCAAAAAAGATGGTGAAGAAGTGAAACGTATCGTTGGTGTGCAAAGTAAAGCACAACTTAAATCGGTAATCGCTGAATTATCATAA
- a CDS encoding mannitol dehydrogenase family protein — translation MVKLVDSYLEKAEEFKNANIQVPLFDQEKIAERAAENPTWVHFGGGNLFRCFHAVVAQDLLNKGEMNAGVIVAETYDDEVIEKMYHAYDNRFLSVTMKADGSFDKELIAAVADSFYFNAENIEGWAALTRIFENPSLQFTTFSITEKGYSLRDSQGNLTALALADIQGAGKPVTNMGAITYLLYARYKAGKFPIAMVSTDNFSENGQKLQEAVLTIARGWVENEIVEQGFYDYLINPQKVSFPWSMIDRITPNPSDTVGQLLAKSGFEDTEILHTAKHTNIAPFGNTEEVHYLVIEDSFPNGRPALEKAGVIMTDRATVNDADQMKVTACLNPLHTALAVFGCLLDYHSIADEVANPDLLALIKNLGYGEALPVVKNPKIIDPRDFIDQLLTKRLPNKNIPDTPQRIAADTSQKIPVRYGVTIGHYIENPRFSVKELEFIPLVIAAWCRYLTGVNDDLAKFTPSPDPLLDELQTDLATVKFDGSTENVSELLKPILSNKSIFPQEMYATGLAGKIETYFAQMLTGKGAVLATLQKALTGHGKDD, via the coding sequence ATGGTAAAGTTGGTTGATTCTTACTTGGAGAAGGCAGAGGAGTTTAAAAATGCTAATATTCAAGTTCCTTTATTTGACCAGGAGAAGATTGCCGAGCGTGCGGCAGAAAATCCCACATGGGTTCATTTTGGCGGAGGAAATCTTTTTCGCTGTTTCCACGCCGTTGTTGCGCAGGATTTGTTGAACAAAGGTGAAATGAACGCAGGAGTCATTGTAGCAGAAACCTATGATGATGAAGTGATTGAAAAAATGTATCATGCTTATGATAATCGGTTTTTGTCAGTCACGATGAAGGCAGATGGCAGTTTTGACAAAGAACTGATTGCGGCAGTTGCGGATAGCTTTTATTTTAATGCTGAAAATATTGAGGGCTGGGCAGCGCTGACAAGAATTTTTGAGAATCCGTCCTTGCAGTTTACAACGTTTTCAATTACAGAAAAGGGTTATTCACTTCGTGATTCTCAGGGAAATTTGACGGCACTTGCGCTTGCAGATATTCAAGGGGCTGGCAAACCTGTGACGAACATGGGTGCAATCACTTACCTGCTTTATGCACGTTATAAGGCTGGAAAATTTCCTATTGCGATGGTCAGCACTGACAACTTTTCTGAAAATGGTCAAAAGTTGCAAGAAGCAGTGCTGACCATTGCGCGAGGCTGGGTGGAAAATGAAATTGTGGAGCAAGGTTTTTATGATTATCTGATCAATCCACAAAAAGTGAGTTTTCCTTGGTCAATGATTGACCGAATCACGCCCAATCCGTCTGACACAGTTGGTCAGTTGCTCGCTAAGTCTGGTTTTGAAGATACAGAAATCTTGCATACGGCAAAACACACGAATATCGCGCCTTTTGGCAATACTGAGGAAGTGCATTATCTGGTCATTGAGGACAGTTTCCCGAATGGGCGCCCTGCGCTTGAAAAAGCTGGTGTCATCATGACTGACCGTGCCACTGTCAATGATGCGGATCAGATGAAAGTGACAGCTTGTCTTAATCCACTGCATACGGCGCTTGCGGTGTTTGGCTGTTTGTTGGATTATCATTCGATTGCAGACGAAGTGGCAAATCCTGATTTGCTCGCTTTGATTAAAAATCTAGGTTATGGAGAAGCTTTACCAGTGGTAAAAAATCCGAAAATCATTGATCCGCGCGATTTTATTGACCAGCTTTTGACAAAGCGCCTGCCGAATAAAAATATTCCGGACACACCACAGCGGATTGCAGCAGATACTTCGCAAAAAATCCCTGTGCGCTATGGCGTGACGATTGGGCATTATATTGAAAATCCACGTTTTTCAGTCAAAGAATTAGAGTTCATTCCGCTCGTTATCGCGGCTTGGTGCCGCTATCTGACAGGCGTAAATGATGATTTAGCAAAATTTACACCAAGTCCAGATCCATTACTTGACGAATTACAGACTGACTTAGCTACTGTCAAATTTGACGGTAGCACAGAAAATGTGTCAGAACTCTTGAAACCGATTTTGAGCAATAAATCTATCTTTCCACAAGAAATGTACGCCACAGGATTGGCTGGAAAAATCGAAACTTACTTCGCACAAATGCTGACAGGAAAAGGCGCAGTGCTTGCGACCTTGCAAAAAGCGCTGACAGGTCATGGAAAGGACGACTAA
- the rbsK gene encoding ribokinase yields the protein MGKITVVGSIAMDLVTRTLRIPEAGETVFGQEFSMVPGGKGANQAIAMARLTPHEVDMIGAIGTDAFGQSISENFEKNAVLFKNVGTIPQMTGIAQITLFDEDNRIIIIPGANDSVSTDSLKESWEIIKNSELVVLQNEIPHATNLAIAKFCRENGVKVLYNPAPARPTDLEMIDFVDYITPNEHECKALFPDDSLSSVLTKYPNKLIVTLGVAGVTFHDGQEIQLIPAIKAKVVDTTGAGDTFNGAFGFALTENLSVTDSVKFAVIASHLSVQKFGAQGGMPTLKVIKEHKNYEKEWNIK from the coding sequence ATGGGTAAAATAACAGTAGTTGGAAGTATTGCTATGGATTTGGTAACGCGCACTCTGCGTATTCCTGAAGCTGGTGAAACAGTTTTTGGTCAAGAGTTTTCGATGGTTCCAGGAGGGAAAGGAGCTAATCAGGCAATTGCAATGGCAAGGTTGACACCTCACGAGGTTGATATGATTGGAGCAATAGGTACTGACGCATTTGGTCAGAGTATTTCAGAAAATTTTGAGAAAAATGCTGTTCTTTTTAAGAATGTGGGAACGATACCACAAATGACAGGAATTGCTCAAATTACACTTTTTGACGAGGATAACCGCATCATCATCATTCCCGGTGCCAATGATTCTGTCAGTACTGACAGTCTAAAAGAAAGCTGGGAAATAATCAAAAATAGTGAATTAGTTGTCTTACAAAACGAAATTCCACACGCGACCAATCTTGCTATCGCTAAATTTTGTAGAGAAAATGGCGTAAAAGTACTCTACAATCCAGCACCTGCTCGTCCAACAGACCTTGAAATGATTGATTTTGTGGACTACATCACACCAAACGAGCATGAATGTAAAGCGCTTTTCCCTGATGACAGTCTTTCGTCAGTGCTGACAAAATATCCCAACAAGCTGATTGTGACTTTGGGTGTGGCTGGTGTGACTTTCCATGACGGACAAGAAATCCAACTCATTCCAGCCATAAAGGCGAAAGTTGTTGATACAACTGGTGCTGGTGATACTTTCAATGGAGCCTTTGGATTTGCACTGACAGAAAATTTGTCAGTAACTGACAGTGTTAAATTTGCTGTCATTGCTTCGCATCTGTCCGTCCAAAAGTTTGGTGCCCAAGGTGGTATGCCAACATTAAAAGTGATAAAGGAACATAAAAATTATGAAAAAGAATGGAATATTAAATAG
- a CDS encoding aldose 1-epimerase family protein: MLTLKNTKLTVKINPKGAELTHIIDNKTGQDFIWNGEEWAKHAPILFPAIGRSTEDEYLLDGKLYPMQQHGFATDYDFELLEQRTDFIKLLLKDNPETYQSFPFHFEFIVIYKLEDNALNLTFEVKNLTEKSMSFALGFHPAFNLPGKFEDYQIRFATNDKVLKTFDIVKNPFPYRSGKLTTFAQSVSEFSLDRQMFAAGLVIFDNKIDQIKLSSVLTDYAVSLEMTDFPYLCLWTKEDMTLPYLCIEPFSGLPDIINQKQELLEKEGNHVLTANEAATYKVKLTFDN, encoded by the coding sequence ATGTTGACACTAAAAAATACAAAATTGACCGTTAAAATCAACCCAAAAGGAGCAGAATTAACTCACATTATTGATAATAAAACAGGTCAGGATTTTATCTGGAATGGCGAAGAATGGGCTAAACACGCGCCTATTCTATTTCCAGCAATCGGTCGTTCCACAGAAGATGAATATCTCTTAGATGGCAAGCTTTACCCGATGCAACAGCACGGCTTTGCGACAGATTATGATTTTGAACTTCTTGAGCAAAGGACTGATTTTATTAAGCTTTTGCTCAAAGATAATCCTGAAACTTATCAATCATTTCCTTTTCACTTTGAATTTATTGTCATTTATAAACTAGAAGACAATGCCTTAAATCTGACGTTTGAGGTGAAAAATCTGACAGAAAAATCAATGTCATTTGCATTGGGATTTCACCCTGCTTTTAACTTACCAGGTAAATTTGAAGATTATCAGATTCGATTTGCGACGAATGACAAAGTGCTCAAAACTTTTGACATTGTCAAAAATCCATTTCCTTATCGTTCGGGAAAACTGACAACTTTTGCTCAGTCTGTCAGTGAATTTTCCCTTGATCGTCAGATGTTTGCTGCTGGCTTGGTCATTTTTGACAATAAAATCGATCAGATAAAGCTTTCGTCAGTGCTGACAGACTACGCGGTCAGTCTGGAAATGACTGATTTTCCCTACCTTTGTCTGTGGACAAAAGAAGACATGACGCTTCCTTATCTGTGCATTGAGCCCTTCAGCGGCCTACCTGATATCATCAATCAAAAACAAGAACTTTTAGAAAAAGAAGGAAATCATGTGCTGACAGCAAATGAAGCAGCAACTTATAAAGTCAAATTAACTTTTGACAACTGA
- a CDS encoding substrate-binding domain-containing protein produces MNLMKKITLAVLATFAVSTLAACSLYTGIPGRDGGQETSQVTHKKPDELKIGVSISTTNNPYFVSMDNAIQAMAKKNNTKITVSDAQNDSATQLNDIQNFISQNVDAILINPVDSDAIVPAINAANNAHIPVIAMDRGSNGGTVLATVASDNVAAGKMAAEAVKDLVGAHAKVLELSGTPGASSTIDRGKGFNDEAKLLGLTILSSQSANFDRTTALNTTQNMLQSHKDVQAIFAQNDEMALGAAKAVQATGQKIAIFGIDGESETHDAIKAGTVTGTVAQAPAKIGEMALQAAYDYYQGKEVSKTINSPIYLVTKDNVGEHNW; encoded by the coding sequence ATGAATTTGATGAAGAAAATAACCTTAGCTGTACTAGCAACCTTTGCAGTATCAACTTTAGCAGCTTGTAGCCTTTATACCGGAATTCCTGGTCGAGATGGTGGGCAAGAAACGAGTCAAGTGACTCATAAAAAACCAGATGAGTTGAAAATCGGTGTTTCGATTTCTACGACTAATAATCCCTACTTTGTTTCGATGGACAATGCTATTCAGGCAATGGCAAAGAAGAATAATACAAAAATCACAGTGTCAGATGCGCAAAATGATTCAGCAACACAGTTGAATGATATTCAAAACTTTATTAGTCAAAATGTAGATGCGATTTTGATTAATCCTGTGGATTCTGACGCTATTGTACCAGCAATCAATGCAGCGAACAATGCTCATATTCCTGTTATTGCAATGGACCGTGGTTCCAATGGTGGAACTGTATTGGCAACGGTTGCTTCAGACAATGTTGCAGCTGGTAAGATGGCAGCTGAGGCAGTGAAAGATCTTGTTGGTGCTCATGCTAAAGTGCTAGAACTTTCTGGCACACCAGGAGCTTCATCAACCATTGACCGTGGAAAAGGTTTCAACGATGAAGCAAAATTACTTGGATTGACTATACTTTCAAGCCAATCTGCAAACTTTGATCGTACAACAGCGTTGAATACAACACAAAATATGCTTCAATCTCATAAAGATGTTCAAGCCATCTTTGCACAGAACGATGAAATGGCACTTGGTGCGGCAAAAGCTGTGCAAGCGACAGGACAAAAAATCGCAATTTTTGGGATTGATGGCGAATCTGAAACTCACGATGCAATCAAGGCGGGAACAGTGACAGGAACAGTAGCTCAAGCTCCAGCGAAAATAGGAGAAATGGCACTACAAGCTGCGTATGATTACTATCAAGGAAAAGAAGTGTCTAAAACCATTAATTCACCAATCTATCTTGTTACAAAAGATAATGTAGGTGAGCATAACTGGTGA
- a CDS encoding GntR family transcriptional regulator: protein MNESNFNLQSQAYKQIIGKILRNEYIPGQKISQKSIEKDLQLGRTPVREALLRLRRDGLIYTIPQSGTFVTKIDLDAAINARFIRENLERKIVYEAANTEDNLLLSQARDAIALQEKYAANGEYNKFFEADEEFHKTFYLTTNHAQVWDWLQTINTQFNRFRWLRLAISELPWNTLIEQHKEILDAVENHDPERADAAVAKHLHLMFEEEMTVLTSFPEYFDNLPE from the coding sequence ATGAACGAATCGAATTTTAATCTACAGAGTCAGGCTTATAAGCAAATTATTGGTAAAATTCTACGAAATGAGTATATTCCTGGACAAAAAATTTCACAAAAAAGTATTGAAAAGGATTTGCAGCTTGGACGCACGCCTGTTCGTGAGGCTTTATTGCGCCTGCGCCGTGATGGTCTTATTTATACTATTCCTCAATCTGGCACTTTTGTCACCAAGATTGATTTAGATGCCGCGATTAATGCGCGCTTCATTCGAGAAAATTTGGAACGTAAAATCGTTTATGAAGCTGCCAACACCGAAGATAACCTTCTTTTATCACAGGCACGAGATGCGATAGCACTGCAGGAAAAATATGCTGCCAACGGTGAATACAATAAATTTTTTGAAGCTGACGAAGAATTTCACAAAACTTTTTATCTCACAACCAATCATGCACAAGTCTGGGATTGGCTTCAGACCATCAACACCCAGTTCAATCGTTTTCGTTGGCTTCGTTTGGCTATCTCTGAACTCCCTTGGAATACGCTGATTGAGCAACATAAGGAAATCCTAGATGCTGTAGAAAACCACGATCCAGAGCGCGCAGATGCCGCTGTAGCAAAACACTTACACTTGATGTTTGAGGAAGAAATGACCGTACTGACTAGCTTCCCTGAATATTTTGACAATCTTCCAGAATAA
- a CDS encoding sugar ABC transporter ATP-binding protein, translated as MKIEMSNISKSFGTNKVLEAIDLTINSAEVHALMGENGAGKSTLMNILTGLFPASGGNITIDGQSKLFTNPQEAEQFGISFIHQEMNTWKDMTVLENLFLGREIKGKFGLLDNKTMRKKASSAFEQLGVSIDLDAEIGGLSVGQQQMVEIAKSFLSDLKILIMDEPTAALTERETERLFSVIDGLKQRGVGIVYISHRMEEIFKITDCVTVMRDGFVIDTKKTVETNVDELVRKMVGREITDYYPEKTAEIRELVFEAEHLSGEKFTDISFSVKSGEILGFAGLMGAGRTEVMRAIFGIDPLKSGIIRVNGKKLKIKTPAQAIQSGIGFLTEDRKEEGLVLDFSIKDNITLPSTKDFVHRGLFDDKTATTFVKTLSERLKVKATDEEQSVASLSGGNQQKVVLAKWIGIAPKVLILDEPTRGVDVGAKREIYQLMNELAERGVPIIMVSSDLPEVLGVSDRIVVMHEGKISGILTKEEATQEKIMQFATGGK; from the coding sequence TTGAAAATCGAGATGAGTAATATTTCCAAGTCATTTGGCACAAACAAAGTATTGGAAGCCATTGATTTGACGATTAATTCGGCAGAAGTTCATGCACTGATGGGGGAAAATGGTGCAGGAAAATCTACTTTGATGAACATTTTAACAGGACTTTTTCCTGCAAGTGGTGGCAATATTACGATTGATGGACAGTCAAAACTATTCACTAATCCGCAAGAAGCCGAGCAGTTTGGCATCAGCTTCATTCATCAAGAAATGAACACATGGAAAGACATGACAGTTTTAGAAAATCTGTTTTTAGGACGTGAAATAAAAGGAAAGTTTGGACTTTTAGACAATAAAACCATGCGTAAAAAAGCGAGTTCTGCTTTTGAGCAACTGGGTGTAAGTATTGATTTAGATGCAGAAATCGGTGGCTTATCCGTTGGACAGCAACAAATGGTTGAAATCGCCAAAAGCTTTCTATCAGACTTGAAAATATTAATCATGGACGAACCCACAGCCGCACTGACAGAACGTGAAACAGAACGTTTATTTTCTGTCATTGATGGATTGAAACAAAGAGGAGTTGGAATTGTTTATATTTCGCACCGTATGGAAGAAATATTCAAAATCACAGACTGTGTCACTGTCATGCGTGATGGATTCGTCATTGACACTAAAAAAACGGTAGAAACCAATGTTGACGAACTTGTTCGCAAGATGGTCGGACGTGAAATTACAGACTATTATCCAGAGAAAACAGCAGAAATTCGCGAACTTGTCTTTGAAGCAGAACATCTCTCAGGCGAAAAATTCACAGATATTTCTTTTTCAGTAAAATCAGGTGAAATCTTAGGTTTCGCAGGACTGATGGGTGCTGGACGCACTGAAGTCATGCGTGCAATCTTTGGTATTGACCCTCTAAAATCAGGCATAATCAGAGTTAATGGTAAAAAATTGAAAATCAAAACTCCAGCTCAAGCGATTCAATCAGGCATTGGATTTTTAACAGAAGACCGAAAGGAAGAAGGGTTAGTTCTAGATTTTAGCATTAAAGACAATATCACTTTGCCAAGCACCAAAGATTTTGTTCATCGAGGTCTATTTGATGACAAAACAGCTACAACTTTCGTAAAAACGCTCTCTGAACGACTCAAAGTAAAAGCAACAGATGAGGAACAGTCAGTCGCTAGTCTCTCAGGTGGAAATCAACAAAAAGTTGTCCTCGCTAAATGGATTGGAATTGCACCAAAAGTACTCATCTTAGATGAGCCAACACGTGGTGTTGATGTCGGTGCCAAAAGAGAAATTTACCAACTAATGAATGAACTAGCCGAACGTGGTGTGCCAATTATTATGGTATCAAGTGATTTACCTGAAGTCCTTGGAGTTTCTGACCGTATCGTCGTCATGCACGAGGGCAAAATATCAGGTATTTTAACTAAAGAAGAAGCGACGCAAGAAAAAATCATGCAGTTTGCCACAGGAGGAAAATAA
- the aroD gene encoding type I 3-dehydroquinate dehydratase, producing the protein MRKTKIVVPLIIENVSDFEAISVSDYVSADVVEWRADFLSVDDILILAPKVFEKFKNNKILFTIRTTSEGGNLKISDKKYIQILEEILNFDPDYIDIEYFSHGRALSALTDFRQKIVLSYHNFDEIPTDLTTRLIKMHGEETAFVKAAVMPEHECDVLDLLQITRDLTLEYGENFITMAMGDLGRISRISGYLTGSCWTFASLEKASAPGQIRLAEAEKILNLLEENLF; encoded by the coding sequence ATGAGAAAGACTAAAATTGTAGTTCCCTTAATAATAGAAAATGTTTCAGACTTTGAGGCTATTTCTGTAAGTGATTATGTCTCTGCTGATGTTGTTGAATGGCGAGCAGATTTTTTATCAGTTGATGATATTCTAATATTAGCACCCAAAGTCTTTGAGAAGTTTAAGAATAATAAGATTTTATTTACAATAAGAACAACATCAGAAGGTGGAAATTTAAAAATTTCTGATAAAAAGTACATTCAGATTTTAGAAGAAATACTGAATTTTGACCCTGACTACATTGATATTGAGTATTTTAGTCATGGACGGGCATTGTCAGCACTGACAGATTTTCGTCAGAAGATTGTCTTGTCTTATCATAACTTTGATGAGATACCTACCGATTTGACCACGCGACTGATTAAGATGCATGGTGAGGAAACAGCATTCGTGAAAGCCGCAGTTATGCCAGAACATGAATGTGATGTTCTAGATTTATTACAGATTACACGAGATTTGACATTAGAGTATGGTGAGAATTTTATCACAATGGCTATGGGAGATTTGGGCAGAATTTCGAGAATTTCTGGATATTTGACGGGCTCATGCTGGACTTTTGCAAGTCTTGAAAAGGCGAGTGCACCTGGACAGATAAGACTTGCTGAAGCTGAAAAAATATTAAATCTTTTGGAAGAAAATCTTTTCTAA